In Sphingobacteriaceae bacterium, the following proteins share a genomic window:
- a CDS encoding porphobilinogen synthase, with protein MNLTHRPRRNRKSAVVRDLVQENTLTVNDLIFPLFLIEGKNKKTEVNSMPGIYRLSQDLLLKEIESCMNLGIRTFDIFPGLSEKLKDKKATESLNKKGLYLSTLREIKKRFPEALIMTDVAMDPYSSDGHDGFVKNGEILNDETLEILAKMAVAQAEAGADIIGPSDMMDGRVGFIREALDDNGFSNVSIMSYTAKYASAFYGPFRDALDSAPKFGDKKTYQMNPANSKEALLEADLDFNEGADFLMVKPALSYLDVIKLLNDNFNIPIAAYNVSGEYAMVKAAAAKGWIDGDRVRDEILLSMKRAGASVILTYFAKEFAKSIK; from the coding sequence ATAAATTTAACTCACCGTCCCCGCCGTAACCGCAAGAGCGCCGTTGTAAGAGATCTTGTACAGGAAAACACTTTAACGGTAAACGATCTTATTTTTCCTTTATTTTTAATTGAAGGAAAAAATAAAAAAACCGAGGTCAACTCTATGCCCGGTATTTACCGTCTTAGCCAGGATCTTCTTTTAAAAGAAATTGAATCTTGTATGAATTTAGGCATTAGAACTTTCGATATTTTTCCAGGACTTTCTGAAAAATTAAAAGATAAAAAAGCAACCGAATCTTTAAATAAAAAAGGACTTTACCTGTCTACTTTACGTGAAATAAAAAAGAGATTTCCTGAAGCTCTTATTATGACAGACGTTGCGATGGATCCCTACAGTAGTGATGGTCACGATGGTTTTGTTAAAAATGGAGAGATCTTAAATGACGAAACTTTAGAAATTCTTGCAAAGATGGCAGTGGCGCAGGCTGAGGCCGGTGCAGATATAATTGGTCCGAGTGACATGATGGACGGCCGCGTGGGCTTTATTCGCGAAGCCCTCGATGACAATGGTTTTAGTAACGTATCAATCATGAGTTACACGGCTAAATACGCAAGTGCTTTTTACGGTCCGTTCAGAGATGCATTAGACAGCGCCCCTAAGTTTGGCGATAAAAAAACCTACCAAATGAATCCTGCAAACAGCAAAGAAGCCTTACTCGAAGCAGATCTGGACTTTAATGAAGGAGCCGATTTTCTCATGGTAAAGCCTGCTTTGAGCTATCTGGATGTAATAAAACTATTGAATGATAATTTTAACATTCCAATAGCGGCTTATAATGTAAGTGGAGAATATGCCATGGTGAAAGCTGCAGCAGCAAAAGGTTGGATAGACGGTGACCGTGTGCGGGACGAAATTCTTTTAAGTATGAAAAGAGCCGGTGCGTCGGTAATTTTAACATATTTCGCCAAAGAATTTGCCAAATCAATAAAATAA
- a CDS encoding shikimate kinase (catalyzes the formation of shikimate 3-phosphate from shikimate in aromatic amino acid biosynthesis), whose amino-acid sequence MKLKQHVFLTGFMGSGKSTAGKALGTLLKTRFIDLDDYLEKKEARTIPEIFEEEGEEKFRELEKKYLLELLKLKDPHVISLGGGTICFYDNLETVKKNGQLIYIDLPTNILVDRIKESSTTRPLLKDLTNEELTKNIDEILSVRKPFYEQAHIIINGLLLTPQLIQQKLLGSVKEHTK is encoded by the coding sequence ATGAAACTTAAACAACACGTATTCTTAACCGGCTTTATGGGAAGCGGAAAAAGCACTGCCGGCAAGGCTCTCGGTACTTTATTAAAAACCCGCTTTATCGACCTCGATGATTATCTCGAAAAAAAAGAAGCCCGCACCATTCCTGAAATTTTTGAAGAAGAAGGGGAAGAAAAATTTCGCGAGCTTGAAAAAAAATACTTACTGGAACTTCTGAAATTAAAAGACCCACATGTTATTTCTTTAGGCGGAGGAACCATTTGTTTTTACGATAATTTAGAGACCGTCAAAAAAAACGGGCAGCTTATTTATATTGATCTTCCTACAAATATTCTGGTGGATCGCATTAAAGAATCTTCTACTACGCGCCCTCTCTTGAAAGATTTAACTAATGAAGAGCTCACAAAAAATATTGATGAAATCCTTTCTGTAAGAAAACCTTTCTACGAACAGGCCCATATCATTATAAACGGCTTGCTGTTAACGCCTCAACTTATCCAACAGAAATTACTTGGCTCTGTTAAAGAACATACGAAGTAG